GGCGTTCCTCCTCCAAAGTAAATGCTTCTAACTGAAAAATCCTCATCAATATACAGATCTATCTCTTTAAGAATGCTGTCTATGTATTTTTTGTGAATGTCGGAATTTTCATCTACAATTGAAACAAAATCGCAGTATGGACACTTTTCAGAACAAAACGGAATATGAATATAAATCCCTTTAAGCATAATCATAAGATATCATTTTTTCTAAAAATATCAAACATTGTTATATTGCAATTTGGCAACGGTTAGCATATACTATAAGAACTTAATTCAAATAATTAGGAGGTTTAGTCAAATGAAAGTTAAAGTTTCTGTAGATCAGGATCTCTGCACAGCATGTGCTCTCTGCTACGATGAGCTTCCAGAGGTCTACGAAGATGCTGGAGACGGAATTGCTAAAGTAAAAGATGATATCGGTGGTGATGGGGCTGTTATAGAAGGAGAACTTGCTGAAAGAGCCCTTGAAATAACAGAAGAATGTCCATCAGGTGCTCTTATCACTGAGGTTGTAGAAGAGTAATAAAATATCTAATACAGGGGGGTATCCCCCCCTCTTTTATACCTTCTTTTCAAACCTTTTCTTTTCTATTTTTTCTATCTTTTCGTGAAGCTCAAGAAGATCATTTTTTGGTTTTTCAATATCCTTAAAATGACCCCTGAAAAATAGTGCGCCTATTACTGCTATCCAGCCTAAAATCATAAAAAGCCTTGCAAAAAGGACAATTAAATATCCCCTAAAATCTGACTCATTCTGGGCAAATTCTGAGTTAAAAAAGTCAATACTTTTCTCAATCATAAAAAAACCGACTGAAAGGATCATAAGACTGAAAAACAAAGTTGTAACCAATTTTGGGGTTACCTTGATTTTCAATTTAAACACCTCCTGTGAAAGCTACCACAGGAAATATATCCAAAGCTACAGAATTTTCAAAGGATACCTTGAGTGATTTTTTTGATTCCTTCCAGTCCCCCAAGTGGTATGGAAATATACCTTTGTGAAGGAACATCGTAATCCCGGGGGTTGATCCTTATCAATGTTCCGTAAAACTGATCGGCAACCCTTTCAGACAGTATTCTTACAGTGGGAACAGCTTTACCGGCTCCTATCTCAACGACTGCCAGTCTGTATCCCATATCGTCTATCTTTTCAAGCCATCTTTCAAAAAGAAACTCCTGACCTGCTGTTCTGTGGGACACCCAGTTCCAGTCTCCAAACATAAGAATATTAGGTCTTGCTATCTCCCCACAATGTCTGCATCTTGGAAGGGGCTCTTCAGCTTCAAATCTTTCTATATCAATACTTATATTCACCCCTTCAGCTGACCATATGTCGTCCATACATGGAACACTGCACTGAAGGTGATGTATAGAACCGTGTATCTCAACTATTTTTTTCTGATCGTATCCTGCCTTCTGAAACTGACCATCAACATTTGATGTGAAAACAAAATATCCTCCTTTCTTACTCTCCCCAAGTTTTTTCAGCAGATAAAAACCTTCGTGTGGCTGTGTTTCTCTGTAAAGATGCAGTCTGTGTCCATAAAAAGCCCATGCAAGTTTGGGATTTTCTCTAAACCATCTTGGGTTGGCAAGTTCCTCAAATCTCAGCCCCAATTTTTTTGCTATAGGATAAGCTCTCCAGAAACCCTCTTTTCCTCTAAAATCTGGAAGTCCAGAGTCAACACCCATACCTGCCCCTGCAGTGATTAGCAGGGCGTCAGCCTCCTTTAAAACCTGTTTTGCTTTTTCAATGTTTTTTGGAATATCCATACAAATATTATAATTTACATTTTATAGATTGTTTAAAAAGAAGACGGAAAAAGAATTTCTG
This portion of the Persephonella sp. genome encodes:
- a CDS encoding ferredoxin; this encodes MKVKVSVDQDLCTACALCYDELPEVYEDAGDGIAKVKDDIGGDGAVIEGELAERALEITEECPSGALITEVVEE
- a CDS encoding Sir2 family NAD-dependent protein deacetylase, with the translated sequence MDIPKNIEKAKQVLKEADALLITAGAGMGVDSGLPDFRGKEGFWRAYPIAKKLGLRFEELANPRWFRENPKLAWAFYGHRLHLYRETQPHEGFYLLKKLGESKKGGYFVFTSNVDGQFQKAGYDQKKIVEIHGSIHHLQCSVPCMDDIWSAEGVNISIDIERFEAEEPLPRCRHCGEIARPNILMFGDWNWVSHRTAGQEFLFERWLEKIDDMGYRLAVVEIGAGKAVPTVRILSERVADQFYGTLIRINPRDYDVPSQRYISIPLGGLEGIKKITQGIL